Below is a genomic region from Henckelia pumila isolate YLH828 chromosome 3, ASM3356847v2, whole genome shotgun sequence.
TGACACACAGTCTCTCAAACATCTGGCCAATAAAATCAGTCATACCTTGGATTTCATCGGCTGAAAGTACAACCAAACACATAAACTCAGCTCGACAATCATTGTAAAATATAAtgctaattaaaataaatcttATCTTTTAAACTAACCAGTTAGGTTTGAAAACATATGTTTTTGGTCAAGATGTCGGCGCGCAAAAATTGGACTCCCGATCAAACTATATGAATTCAGATATGAATGTGCCTGACCGAAATCAGCAAAATCTTCAACATTTTCCTTTCCAGTGTCTTAGGATACAACACTGAGAGCTTTCAAAGGAAATGCTTTTGGAACCAAACACAAGTTAGATAAATCACAACTTCGAGCAGACACATTCGAtcttttctttttatgtttgaCAGACCAAGTTAAAGAAAAAGTACATCCTTGTGGTTCTAGATGCTTCATTTCCTCGTGCATACCCGAAAATTGTGTCTTTCGACTACGAGTCTGAGATctcttttttctaaaatttgtcATGGGGCACAAGCTCCATACACAATTAAAAGACTTGGGATCAGCCATTGCCTCCATTACTTGTCTTTGGCTAGGTAGAATCACACTTAAATTTTGCTCCTTCATTGAGAAGTTGGAGGACACTTTATTGTCCATAACCCTTTTATGATGTCTCCCATCAGCTAATTTCATCAACAAAACTCTTCTAGTGATTTTTTCAACACTTGTGTGATATTTATCTTTTTCCTTGGAAGTCACTTTTTCTGCAAAAAGCTTTCAGTTTTACCTTATTGTACAGGGTcacaattcaaaataaaagTTGACACAGGACtagaatattaatatatattaagtTTCATGTTTACTGTTTCTAACTTTCTTAATATGccattttgcaaaaaaaaaaaaaaaaaaatctatatgcGATAAAATTTCAACCTCTGCTTCATGCAGTACCTGATATGTCACCATTCAAACCGAAAGAGGTATTGCAGCCTGAATCCGCAGTAACATTAGCAAAACAAGCATCACTAGCACTCAAATTCCCAAATATACGATCACAACTGTCCCTCTCTTTCCCCGAATCAACAGCTGAATGCTCCTGTTTCACGAATCATGAAACAATTAAGGCTTTAGGCAGAACCCGCACATAATTCGAGCACAACTTTACTTCAAAATCATACCCGCACCACAAGTTGGTAGTAGACATCTGATATACATAGTCTCTCAAGCATCTGGCTAATACAATCAGTCATACCTTGGACATCATTCGCTGAAAGAACAATCAAGTACATTAACTCAGGTTGATAATCTTGTAAAGAATAAAGCTAAGCCAAAATAAATATTGTCTTTTATACTAACCGTTTAgatttgaaaacatgcatgtgtTTTCTGTGTAGATGTTGGCCGGCAAAAATTGGAGTTTTGGCCAAACCACGTGCATCCAAATATGGAACAACACACAAGGATGATAGATAACGATTTCGAGAAGACAGATTCGATCGTTTCCTTTTATATTGGATCGACCAAGTTAAAGAAAAAGTACATCCTTGTTTCATTTTCACTTGCGTGCCCCAAAATTTAGTACTTCGACGGGTAGAAGATCTTTTTTTTCTAAAGTTTGCCATAGGAGACAAGCTCCATACACAGTTAAAGGACTTGGGATCAGCTATTGCCTCCCTTATCTGTCTTTGGCTAGAAAGAATCAACCTTAATTTATTCTCTTTCACTGAGAAATTGAAGGACAATTCATTGGCTGTAACCTTTTTCTGATGTGTCTCATCAGCTAATTTCATTGACAAAGCTCCTCTTATAATTCTTTCGGCGCTTCGGTAATATTTACTTTTTTCCTTGGAAGTCACTTTATGTCTGATGCATGGATTCAATTTTTTCGCACAGAAAAAAATTGTGAAATATAGCTGATTTTTGTTGTTTCATCCTTTTCTTCTTGAATATTACAGGAAAGTTTGGTCCCACCTTCCTGCTGTTCTTTAGACACTCATTTCGTCGGAATATCCTTTTATACACTTTCAAACCAGAAAATCTGGCACCATTCTGCATATTTGACCCTTCTTCTGGTGTTATTATCTTCTCTTCTAAATTCAAATCTTCCTGATCTCTTCTCCTCTTCTTTCTGCATTGATATCGATGGATAATTGCTCTGATTCCGGGACATGAGTCTTGCACTTCCAAATTGAGATTAAAGTCCAACTTTGGAGTATCTTCTAAAGAATCTGCCAACACAACGAAAGCATTATTGTATATAGAATCTTACGTTGGGTATAAATCACCTTAGAACTGAGCTTTTAGTACAAATGTGATACCCGTGaccaaattcatgatataataaaaaaaatatatttaaatatatttctaATTTCAATTGTTTTGGCTAAATCTCGGTTCTCATATTATACTTATTATTTTACATGTAAAGaaaacttattatttttattgactagtattatttttaaaataatgatttatcttaattgtcATCTTAATTGTCATGTTGAGGTGGAATtattaatgtttaaaattttaagagtgacattatatctaattattttatataattattgtttgattattAATTAGGCTTAATGACTCAATTGATTGTATTTTAAAATTCTCAACCATGAAAACACACGTTCAAGTATATATC
It encodes:
- the LOC140893493 gene encoding uncharacterized protein isoform X4 codes for the protein MTDCISQMLERLCISDVYYQLVEHSAVDSGKERDSCDRIFGNLSASDACFANVTADSGCNTSFGLNGDISEKVTSKEKDKYHTSVEKITRRVLLMKLADGRHHKRVMDNKVSSNFSMKEQNLSVILPSQRQVMEAMADPKSFNCVWSLCPMTNFRKKRSQTRSRKTQFSGMHEEMKHLEPQGCTFSLTWSVKHKKKRSNVSARSCDLSNLCLVPKAFPLKALSVVS
- the LOC140893493 gene encoding uncharacterized protein isoform X2 produces the protein MHVVWPKLQFLPANIYTENTCMFSNLNANDVQGMTDCISQMLERLCISDVYYQLVEHSAVDSGKERDSCDRIFGNLSASDACFANVTADSGCNTSFGLNGDISEKVTSKEKDKYHTSVEKITRRVLLMKLADGRHHKRVMDNKVSSNFSMKEQNLSVILPSQRQVMEAMADPKSFNCVWSLCPMTNFRKKRSQTRSRKTQFSGMHEEMKHLEPQGCTFSLTWSVKHKKKRSNVSARSCDLSNLCLVPKAFPLKALSVVS
- the LOC140893493 gene encoding uncharacterized protein isoform X3, whose protein sequence is MTDCISQMLERLCISDVYYQLVVREHSAVDSGKERDSCDRIFGNLSASDACFANVTADSGCNTSFGLNGDISEKVTSKEKDKYHTSVEKITRRVLLMKLADGRHHKRVMDNKVSSNFSMKEQNLSVILPSQRQVMEAMADPKSFNCVWSLCPMTNFRKKRSQTRSRKTQFSGMHEEMKHLEPQGCTFSLTWSVKHKKKRSNVSARSCDLSNLCLVPKAFPLKALSVVS
- the LOC140893493 gene encoding uncharacterized protein isoform X1 — encoded protein: MHVVWPKLQFLPANIYTENTCMFSNLNANDVQGMTDCISQMLERLCISDVYYQLVVREHSAVDSGKERDSCDRIFGNLSASDACFANVTADSGCNTSFGLNGDISEKVTSKEKDKYHTSVEKITRRVLLMKLADGRHHKRVMDNKVSSNFSMKEQNLSVILPSQRQVMEAMADPKSFNCVWSLCPMTNFRKKRSQTRSRKTQFSGMHEEMKHLEPQGCTFSLTWSVKHKKKRSNVSARSCDLSNLCLVPKAFPLKALSVVS